In one Streptomyces sp. T12 genomic region, the following are encoded:
- a CDS encoding sugar phosphate isomerase/epimerase family protein has product MKIALDPYMFRALPIDAMVRTVAELGYNYIELSPRDDFMPFFLHPRADDERIAELRNSLRTHGVQLSSVLPLYKWSSPDETERQAAVRYWKRMIEITADLECPLMNSEFNGRPERAAESEAAFWRSLEELLPVFEREGIALNLEAHPDDFCEENTPAVDLVRAINKPWVNYLYCAPHSFHLSGADPKADIAAMMRYAGDKLQHVHIADSFNHKGSSGLRYILNPPGTPARIHQHLDIGQGEVDWDAFFGTLRELNFDGVATACVFAWEERAEESSAFMLDRIRKELAA; this is encoded by the coding sequence GTGAAGATCGCCCTCGACCCGTACATGTTCCGCGCGCTGCCCATCGACGCGATGGTGCGCACGGTCGCCGAACTCGGCTACAACTACATCGAGTTGTCGCCCCGCGACGACTTCATGCCGTTCTTCCTGCACCCGCGCGCCGACGACGAGCGCATCGCGGAGCTGAGGAACTCCCTGCGCACGCACGGCGTCCAGCTGTCCTCCGTGCTGCCGCTGTACAAGTGGTCCTCGCCGGACGAGACCGAGCGGCAGGCCGCCGTCCGGTACTGGAAGCGGATGATCGAGATCACCGCCGATCTCGAATGCCCGCTGATGAACTCGGAGTTCAACGGCCGCCCCGAGCGCGCCGCCGAGAGCGAGGCGGCCTTCTGGCGCTCGCTGGAGGAACTGCTCCCGGTGTTCGAGCGCGAAGGCATCGCTCTGAACCTGGAGGCGCACCCGGACGACTTCTGCGAGGAGAACACCCCCGCGGTCGACCTGGTCCGTGCGATCAACAAGCCGTGGGTGAACTACCTCTACTGCGCGCCGCACTCCTTCCACCTGTCGGGTGCGGACCCGAAGGCGGACATCGCGGCGATGATGCGCTACGCCGGCGACAAGCTCCAGCACGTGCACATCGCGGACTCCTTCAACCACAAGGGCTCCTCCGGCCTGCGCTACATCCTCAACCCGCCCGGCACCCCGGCCCGTATCCACCAGCACCTGGACATCGGGCAGGGCGAGGTCGACTGGGACGCCTTCTTCGGCACCCTGCGCGAGCTGAACTTCGACGGCGTGGCCACGGCCTGCGTCTTCGCCTGGGAGGAACGGGCCGAGGAGTCCTCGGCGTTCATGCTGGACCGCATCCGCAAGGAGCTGGCCGCGTAG
- a CDS encoding cytochrome P450: protein MTTWRTIAPEELDTLNLADPRLHAESDLAAVWRHLREHRPVHWNPATDTAPGFWVVTRHADVTSVYRDSTRFTSEGGNVLETLLAGGDSAAGRMLAITDGAKHAGLRRVLMSAFSPRALEPIVESVRRTVTRLLRDALEKGTCDFAADVAAGIPLGAICDLLGVPDRDRAYVLSLTSSALGSHEADSTAADAWIAKNEILLYFANLARDRRDSGHADVIALLAGSEVNGLPLDDDEIMLNCYSLILGGDETARLSMVGAALALLEHPDQWQALKRGDAGIDTAVEEILRWTTPALHSGRTATTDTEVGGRPIRAGEIVTVWNASANHDERIFEAPGELRLDRTPNKHVTFAYGPHFCLGAYLARAEIGAVLAGLRDLVAEMEQTGPAKPVYSNFLSGLSALPLALKAA, encoded by the coding sequence ATGACCACATGGCGGACGATCGCGCCGGAAGAGCTCGACACGCTGAACCTGGCCGATCCGCGGCTGCACGCCGAGAGCGACCTGGCCGCCGTGTGGCGCCACCTGAGGGAGCACCGGCCGGTCCACTGGAACCCGGCCACCGACACGGCCCCCGGCTTCTGGGTGGTGACCCGGCACGCCGACGTCACCTCCGTGTACCGGGACAGCACACGCTTCACCTCCGAGGGCGGCAACGTCCTGGAGACGCTGCTCGCCGGCGGCGACTCCGCGGCCGGCCGGATGCTCGCCATCACCGACGGGGCCAAGCACGCCGGGCTGCGCCGCGTCCTGATGTCCGCGTTCTCGCCGCGGGCCCTGGAGCCGATCGTTGAGAGCGTGCGGCGCACCGTGACCCGGCTGCTGCGGGACGCGCTGGAGAAGGGGACCTGCGACTTCGCCGCCGACGTGGCGGCCGGCATACCCCTCGGCGCCATCTGCGACCTGCTCGGCGTACCCGACCGCGACCGGGCCTACGTGCTGAGCCTGACGTCCTCCGCGCTGGGCTCGCACGAGGCGGACAGTACGGCCGCCGATGCCTGGATCGCCAAGAACGAGATCCTGCTCTACTTCGCCAACCTCGCCCGCGACCGGCGCGACAGCGGCCACGCGGACGTCATCGCGCTGCTCGCGGGCAGCGAGGTGAACGGGCTGCCGCTGGACGACGACGAGATCATGCTCAACTGCTACAGCCTGATCCTCGGCGGCGACGAGACGGCCCGCCTGTCCATGGTGGGTGCTGCCCTCGCCCTGCTGGAACACCCCGACCAGTGGCAGGCCCTGAAGCGGGGCGATGCCGGCATCGACACCGCCGTCGAGGAGATCCTGCGCTGGACGACCCCCGCCCTGCACTCGGGACGCACCGCGACGACCGACACCGAGGTCGGCGGCCGGCCGATCAGGGCAGGGGAGATCGTCACCGTCTGGAACGCCTCCGCCAACCACGACGAGCGGATCTTCGAGGCCCCCGGCGAACTGCGCCTGGACCGCACCCCCAACAAGCACGTCACCTTTGCCTACGGCCCCCACTTCTGCCTCGGCGCCTACCTGGCCCGGGCGGAGATCGGCGCCGTACTGGCAGGACTGCGCGACCTGGTGGCGGAGATGGAGCAGACGGGCCCGGCGAAGCCCGTCTACTCCAACTTCCTCAGCGGCCTGAGTGCACTGCCACTCGCCCTGAAGGCCGCCTGA
- a CDS encoding amino acid adenylation domain-containing protein, which translates to MTTQPAARIDVLPLTPLQEGLLFHALYEHERAARDVYLVQLVFELDGAVDPDRLRAAAQALLDRHPTLRAAFRRRRGGQPVQVVPRRATLPWTEAELTGPGIDTEQEWAHLLDEDLARGFDPATPPLLRCTLARTGERRYRLLITHHHILLDGWSVSVLLRELLALYEADGDPAALPPAPPYRTFLDWLGRRDRTAAEAAWRQALAGVTQPTRLAPHAPDGRGSGSLAQARTELAPETGTALSALAARLGVTVNTLVQSAWAILLSRTTGHDDIVFGATVSGRPAELPGVESMVGLFINTIPTRIRLRPDEPLSGLLPRVQEAYVRLLDHQHLGLADIQRAAGVPELFDTLVVFENYPMDRRETDDGDRMRVVGTGGLDATHYPVTLVAVPGPRPRFRLAYRPDLFDADWAEATLDRLVRLLETMAADPELPLGRVALARHQEDPRPEPAPATRTLTDLWAAQVAATPDAEAVLDGGVRLTYRELDDRAQQLARRLLALGAGPERVVGIALPRTAELVVAVLGVLKSGAAYLPLDPAYPRERLAYIVEDARPVVVLATDETAKVLPGETPVLTADVMRRQEVIPAPPLYPDSIACVIYTSGSTGRPKGVAETHGSIVEFVEWTHTALGPERLAKVVFSTSLNFDVSVFEIFSPLLCGGRIEIVENLLALTTSGGRDATLVSGVPSVMATVVADRPEISPRVIALGGEPIPEQLLTDLQAAFPEARVVNFYGPTEATIYATAWQSDVDPHPKEGSPPLGGPLARNRIRLLDQALQPVPDGVTGEVYIAGGGPARGYLGRPGLTGQRFVADPYGGPGERMYRTGDLAVRDRDGRLRFLGRADHQVKIRGFRIELGEIEALLATHPSVAKAAATIREDARGEQRLIAYAVPAAQGAAQDDVLRAHLARTLPAHMVPSAIVALDALPLTASGKLDRTALPAPGAPTPTPTRSAPRTEREEKLRALVADVLGLDPARIGVHDSFFDLGGHSLLVPRLTTRIRTELAAELPVLAVFETPTVAALARRTTGGTDPDMGTNTGTAALATVLPLRTRGDREPLFCLPPASGLAWGFAGLTRHLDADRPLYGLQSRGLEPGEKRQGSLAETVAEHTERIREIQPEGPYHLLGYSMGGLVAHSVATTLQAAGERVALLVMLDSFPGAWTGQGPRPTDRPAVLRSLLAILGRELPPGDAELTDSRFAELVRRVPDLPGSLDDVELAALVEVTANNRRLLEEFAPLPYDGDLLFFSAAQDPDAHPERHTSWQPYVRGRVDNHDIPCTHGEMTRPGPLDRIGPVLARRLSTAAPHPTHRRNSA; encoded by the coding sequence ATGACCACGCAGCCCGCCGCACGGATCGACGTACTGCCCCTGACCCCGCTCCAGGAAGGCCTGCTCTTCCACGCCCTGTACGAGCACGAGCGGGCCGCCCGGGACGTCTACCTGGTCCAGCTGGTCTTCGAACTCGACGGCGCCGTGGACCCCGACCGGCTGCGCGCCGCCGCCCAGGCCCTGCTGGACCGGCACCCCACGCTCAGGGCGGCGTTCCGGCGCCGGCGCGGCGGGCAGCCCGTGCAGGTCGTGCCGCGCAGGGCCACACTGCCGTGGACCGAGGCCGAACTGACCGGCCCCGGCATCGACACCGAGCAGGAGTGGGCCCACCTGCTGGACGAGGACCTGGCCCGCGGCTTCGACCCGGCCACGCCCCCGCTGCTCCGCTGCACCCTGGCCCGCACCGGCGAGCGACGGTACCGGCTGCTCATCACCCACCACCACATCCTGCTCGACGGCTGGTCGGTCTCCGTCCTGCTGCGCGAACTCCTCGCCCTGTACGAGGCCGACGGCGACCCCGCCGCCCTGCCGCCCGCCCCGCCCTACCGCACCTTCCTGGACTGGCTGGGCCGCCGGGACCGTACGGCCGCCGAGGCCGCCTGGCGGCAGGCGCTGGCCGGAGTGACGCAGCCGACCCGGCTCGCCCCGCACGCCCCGGACGGCCGCGGTTCCGGCAGCCTGGCGCAGGCCCGCACGGAGCTCGCGCCGGAGACCGGCACCGCCCTCTCCGCGCTGGCCGCCCGCCTCGGCGTCACCGTGAACACCCTGGTCCAGAGCGCCTGGGCGATCCTGCTGAGCCGTACGACAGGCCACGACGACATCGTCTTCGGCGCCACCGTTTCCGGCCGCCCCGCCGAACTGCCGGGCGTCGAGTCGATGGTCGGCCTGTTCATCAACACCATCCCCACTCGTATCCGACTGCGCCCCGACGAGCCGCTGAGCGGCCTGCTGCCGCGGGTCCAGGAGGCCTACGTCCGCCTGCTCGACCACCAGCACCTGGGCCTCGCCGACATCCAGCGGGCAGCCGGGGTGCCCGAACTCTTCGACACGCTGGTCGTGTTCGAGAACTACCCGATGGACCGGCGCGAGACGGACGACGGCGACCGCATGCGGGTCGTGGGCACGGGCGGGCTCGACGCGACCCACTATCCGGTGACCCTGGTGGCAGTACCGGGGCCCCGGCCGCGCTTCCGCCTCGCCTACCGACCCGACCTCTTCGACGCCGACTGGGCCGAGGCCACCCTCGACCGTCTCGTACGGCTCCTCGAGACCATGGCGGCCGACCCGGAACTCCCGCTGGGCCGCGTCGCACTCGCCCGGCACCAGGAGGACCCGCGCCCGGAACCGGCCCCGGCGACCCGCACCCTCACCGACCTGTGGGCGGCTCAGGTCGCGGCCACCCCGGACGCGGAAGCCGTGCTGGATGGCGGCGTCCGGCTGACGTACCGCGAACTCGACGACCGGGCACAGCAGTTGGCCCGGCGGCTCCTGGCCCTGGGCGCCGGGCCCGAGCGGGTCGTCGGCATCGCGCTGCCCCGTACGGCGGAGCTGGTCGTCGCCGTCCTCGGCGTGCTGAAGTCCGGCGCCGCCTATCTGCCGCTCGACCCGGCCTACCCGCGCGAGCGCCTCGCGTACATCGTCGAGGACGCCCGGCCGGTCGTCGTGCTCGCCACGGACGAGACGGCCAAGGTGCTGCCCGGGGAAACGCCTGTCCTCACGGCTGATGTGATGAGACGTCAGGAAGTCATTCCAGCCCCGCCGTTGTACCCCGACAGCATCGCGTGCGTCATCTACACCTCCGGCTCCACCGGCCGCCCCAAAGGCGTCGCGGAGACCCACGGCAGCATCGTCGAGTTCGTCGAGTGGACGCACACCGCGCTCGGCCCCGAGCGGCTGGCCAAGGTGGTCTTCTCCACCTCGCTCAACTTCGACGTGTCGGTGTTCGAGATCTTCTCCCCGCTGCTGTGCGGGGGCCGTATCGAGATCGTCGAGAACCTGCTGGCACTCACGACGTCTGGCGGCCGGGACGCGACCCTGGTCAGCGGGGTGCCCTCGGTGATGGCAACCGTCGTCGCCGACCGACCCGAGATCTCCCCTCGGGTCATCGCGCTGGGCGGGGAGCCCATTCCCGAACAGCTCCTCACCGACCTTCAAGCCGCCTTCCCCGAGGCCCGGGTCGTCAACTTCTACGGGCCCACCGAAGCCACCATCTACGCGACCGCCTGGCAGTCCGACGTCGACCCCCACCCCAAGGAGGGCTCGCCGCCCCTGGGCGGCCCCCTCGCCCGCAACCGCATCCGCCTCCTCGACCAGGCCCTGCAGCCTGTGCCCGACGGGGTGACGGGCGAGGTGTACATCGCCGGCGGCGGACCGGCCCGCGGCTACCTCGGCCGACCCGGGCTGACCGGGCAGCGCTTCGTCGCCGACCCGTACGGCGGGCCGGGGGAGCGCATGTACCGGACCGGCGATCTCGCGGTGCGCGACCGCGACGGACGGCTGCGCTTCCTGGGCCGGGCCGACCACCAGGTGAAGATCCGCGGCTTCCGCATCGAACTCGGCGAGATCGAGGCCCTGTTGGCCACCCATCCGTCCGTGGCCAAGGCAGCGGCCACCATACGTGAGGACGCACGGGGCGAGCAGCGGCTGATCGCCTATGCCGTACCGGCCGCGCAAGGAGCCGCCCAAGACGACGTACTGCGCGCGCACCTGGCCCGCACCCTGCCCGCCCACATGGTCCCCTCGGCGATCGTCGCCCTCGACGCGCTGCCGCTCACCGCCAGCGGCAAACTGGACCGCACGGCCCTGCCCGCACCCGGCGCCCCGACCCCGACCCCGACCCGCAGTGCTCCGCGCACCGAGCGGGAGGAGAAGCTGCGCGCGCTCGTCGCCGACGTCCTCGGACTCGACCCTGCCCGCATCGGCGTCCACGACAGCTTCTTCGACCTCGGAGGACACTCCCTCCTGGTCCCCAGGCTGACCACCCGGATCCGGACCGAACTCGCCGCCGAACTCCCCGTGCTCGCGGTCTTCGAGACACCGACCGTGGCCGCCCTCGCCCGCCGGACGACCGGTGGCACGGACCCGGACATGGGCACGAACACCGGTACGGCAGCCCTCGCCACCGTCCTCCCGCTGCGCACCCGCGGCGACCGCGAGCCGCTCTTCTGCCTCCCGCCGGCCTCCGGTCTGGCCTGGGGCTTCGCCGGGCTGACCCGGCATCTGGACGCCGACCGCCCGCTGTACGGACTGCAGTCCCGCGGACTGGAGCCGGGGGAGAAGCGGCAGGGCAGCCTCGCCGAGACGGTCGCCGAACACACGGAGCGCATCCGCGAGATCCAGCCCGAGGGCCCGTACCACCTCCTCGGCTACTCCATGGGCGGCCTGGTCGCCCATTCCGTCGCCACGACGCTCCAGGCGGCCGGGGAACGGGTGGCGTTGCTGGTGATGCTGGACTCCTTCCCGGGTGCATGGACGGGTCAGGGCCCGCGCCCCACCGACCGGCCGGCGGTGCTGCGCAGCCTGCTCGCCATCCTGGGGCGGGAACTGCCGCCGGGGGATGCGGAACTGACGGACAGCCGGTTCGCCGAGCTGGTGCGCCGCGTCCCCGACCTCCCCGGCAGCCTCGACGACGTCGAACTCGCGGCCCTGGTCGAGGTGACGGCGAACAACCGGCGCCTGCTGGAGGAGTTCGCCCCCCTGCCGTACGACGGCGACCTGCTGTTCTTCAGCGCCGCCCAGGATCCCGACGCGCACCCGGAACGCCATACGTCCTGGCAGCCGTATGTGCGAGGCCGCGTCGACAACCACGACATCCCCTGCACCCACGGCGAGATGACCCGACCCGGACCACTGGACCGGATCGGACCCGTGCTCGCCCGGCGACTGAGCACAGCCGCACCCCACCCCACCCACAGGAGGAACTCCGCATGA
- a CDS encoding Gfo/Idh/MocA family protein — translation MTVRVGVIGAGWIGKEHIRRLTHTVTGARVTAVTDIDAVRAEEAAAPVGARVLPDGAAVVAADDVDAVLVTSWGPTHAEHVLNAVAAGKPVFCEKPLATTAEDCLGIVEAEVAHGRRLVQVGFMRRYDTGYRKMKQAIDSGRIGEPLIVHCAHRNPTVPESYTSSMAALDTAVHEIDVLRWLLDDEIVSTQVVTPRATSKRFAHLKDPQIMLFETAKGVRIDLEVFVNCQYGYDIQCEAVGEDGLVRLPDPAAVGVRTAGQHSTEVLTDWVGRFADAFDTEFREWIAGVAAGDEPTGPSAWDGYAATVITSATVEALESGRVVATDLKPRPALYGGAA, via the coding sequence ATGACTGTGCGCGTAGGCGTCATCGGCGCCGGCTGGATCGGCAAGGAGCACATCCGGCGCCTCACCCACACCGTCACCGGCGCCCGTGTCACCGCGGTCACGGACATCGACGCCGTACGGGCCGAGGAGGCGGCGGCACCGGTCGGCGCGCGAGTACTGCCCGACGGTGCGGCCGTGGTCGCGGCGGACGACGTCGACGCGGTGCTCGTCACCTCCTGGGGCCCCACCCACGCCGAGCACGTGCTGAACGCGGTCGCCGCCGGAAAGCCGGTGTTCTGCGAGAAGCCCCTCGCCACCACCGCCGAGGACTGCCTGGGGATCGTCGAGGCCGAGGTCGCCCACGGCCGCCGTCTGGTCCAGGTCGGCTTCATGCGCCGCTACGACACCGGCTACCGGAAGATGAAGCAGGCCATCGACTCCGGACGCATCGGCGAGCCGCTGATCGTGCACTGCGCCCACCGCAACCCCACCGTCCCCGAGTCCTACACCTCCTCCATGGCCGCCCTGGACACGGCGGTGCACGAGATCGACGTCCTGCGTTGGCTGCTGGACGACGAGATCGTCTCCACGCAGGTGGTCACCCCGCGCGCCACGAGCAAGCGGTTCGCGCACCTCAAGGACCCGCAGATCATGCTCTTCGAGACCGCCAAGGGCGTCCGCATCGACCTGGAGGTCTTCGTCAACTGCCAGTACGGCTACGACATCCAGTGCGAGGCGGTGGGTGAGGACGGCCTCGTCCGGCTGCCCGACCCCGCCGCGGTCGGCGTACGCACCGCGGGGCAGCACAGCACCGAGGTCCTCACCGACTGGGTGGGCCGCTTCGCGGACGCCTTCGACACCGAGTTCCGCGAGTGGATCGCGGGCGTCGCGGCCGGCGACGAACCCACCGGCCCCTCGGCGTGGGACGGCTACGCCGCCACCGTCATCACCAGCGCGACCGTCGAGGCCCTGGAGTCCGGCCGCGTCGTCGCCACCGACCTCAAGCCCCGCCCCGCACTCTACGGAGGTGCCGCGTGA
- a CDS encoding sugar porter family MFS transporter — protein sequence MDVRDDATQTPSPVTDDAPPAVSRRLRLITVIATFGGLLFGYDTGVINGALPYMTDDLGLTPVTEGMVTSSLLLGAALGAVTGGRLSDARGRRRTILTLAVLFFIGALGCTLAPTTAVMVVARFVLGLAVGGASVTVPVYLAEVSPAERRGALVTRNELMIVSGQLLAFTSNAIIAQVGGESGGVWRWMLVIATVPAVVLWFGMLVMPESPRWLASKTRFSEALDVLKQVRSQQRAEAELAEVSALAVKEEQEKLGGWQDMKATPWVRKLMFVGFGIAIVQQITGVNTIMYYGTQILTDAGFAADSALTANIANGVISVLATFVGIWLLGRANRRPMLMAGQLGTTVALLLIGVFSLVLPPGDGRAYAVLAMTVTFLAFQQGAISPVTWLMLSEIFPMRMRGFGMGVAAVVLWLTNFVIGLVFPSLVSGIGISNTFFLFVVAGVFSLAFVKRYVPETKGRSLETLEAELRARYS from the coding sequence ATGGACGTCAGGGACGACGCGACACAGACCCCCTCCCCCGTCACGGACGACGCCCCGCCGGCGGTCTCCCGCAGGCTGCGGCTCATCACCGTCATCGCCACCTTCGGCGGGCTCCTCTTCGGCTACGACACCGGCGTCATCAACGGCGCCCTGCCGTACATGACCGACGATCTGGGCCTGACCCCGGTCACCGAGGGCATGGTCACCAGCTCGCTCCTGCTGGGGGCCGCGCTCGGTGCGGTGACCGGCGGACGGCTGTCGGACGCGCGCGGACGGCGCCGTACGATCCTCACCCTCGCGGTGCTTTTCTTCATCGGCGCGCTGGGCTGCACGCTGGCACCCACGACCGCCGTCATGGTCGTCGCCCGGTTCGTGCTCGGCCTCGCGGTCGGCGGCGCCTCGGTGACCGTGCCGGTCTACCTCGCCGAGGTCTCGCCCGCCGAGCGGCGCGGCGCGCTGGTCACCCGTAACGAACTCATGATCGTCAGCGGCCAGTTGCTGGCGTTCACCTCCAACGCGATCATCGCCCAGGTGGGCGGCGAGTCCGGTGGGGTGTGGCGCTGGATGCTGGTGATCGCCACCGTCCCGGCCGTCGTGCTCTGGTTCGGCATGCTCGTGATGCCGGAGAGCCCGCGCTGGCTCGCCTCCAAGACCCGCTTCAGCGAGGCCCTGGACGTGCTCAAGCAGGTCAGGTCGCAGCAGCGCGCCGAGGCCGAGCTCGCCGAGGTGTCCGCGCTCGCCGTCAAGGAGGAGCAGGAGAAGCTCGGCGGCTGGCAGGACATGAAGGCCACGCCGTGGGTGCGCAAGCTGATGTTCGTCGGTTTCGGCATCGCCATCGTGCAGCAGATCACCGGCGTCAACACGATCATGTACTACGGCACCCAGATCCTCACCGACGCCGGCTTCGCCGCGGACAGCGCGCTCACGGCGAACATCGCCAACGGCGTCATCTCGGTGCTGGCCACCTTCGTCGGCATCTGGCTGCTCGGCCGGGCCAACCGCCGCCCGATGCTGATGGCCGGTCAGCTGGGCACCACCGTCGCCCTGCTGCTGATCGGCGTCTTCTCCCTGGTGCTCCCGCCCGGTGACGGCCGGGCCTACGCCGTGCTCGCCATGACCGTCACCTTCCTCGCCTTCCAGCAGGGCGCGATCTCGCCGGTTACCTGGCTGATGCTGTCGGAGATCTTCCCGATGCGGATGCGTGGCTTCGGGATGGGTGTCGCGGCCGTGGTGCTGTGGCTGACCAACTTCGTGATCGGACTGGTCTTCCCGTCGCTGGTCTCCGGTATCGGGATCTCCAACACCTTCTTCCTGTTCGTGGTGGCGGGTGTCTTCTCGCTCGCCTTCGTGAAGCGCTACGTCCCCGAGACGAAGGGCCGCTCGCTCGAAACCCTCGAGGCCGAACTCCGGGCGCGCTACTCCTGA
- a CDS encoding MbtH family protein, whose translation MTTNPFDDDALEHLVLVNDEGQHSLWPAFAEVPAGWTVVHGAAGRQSCLDYVEEHWTDMRPKSLIRAMGE comes from the coding sequence ATGACCACCAACCCCTTCGACGACGACGCCCTGGAGCACCTGGTCCTGGTGAACGACGAGGGCCAGCACTCGCTGTGGCCCGCCTTCGCCGAGGTGCCGGCCGGCTGGACCGTCGTCCACGGTGCCGCCGGCCGCCAGTCGTGCCTGGACTACGTTGAGGAGCACTGGACCGACATGCGTCCGAAGAGCCTCATCCGGGCCATGGGCGAATAG